A single region of the Populus nigra chromosome 2, ddPopNigr1.1, whole genome shotgun sequence genome encodes:
- the LOC133682349 gene encoding uncharacterized protein LOC133682349 isoform X1, with product MLVKNLMEKKQLDFNQPLLSVRRFSSTASTKEAKIKRKTDDALSRIPPPVYKSELKSGPLRNPGTVPFVWERSPGRPKDESKPPNRALQRPPIAPKLPPGRILNDQQQASIKGSEGAKLADRSQTRNGHSSFQNETKEEISKEAIKDASSSGSESGEEAYADALDILSRSESFFLNCSISGVSGLDGPDLKRSGAFFTDQHGQDFMMARFLPAAKAMASETPQCFTRKQPVVRELPRQIAKATGVERHPLNRYSPNNIPNYAQADAVEDSEDEDYDDDRPDDPSLKLCGLLPQLCSQNSLCFMNPVLGMRKQVQVPISSVCTTKSGSSNAASRNVTAHEHQRNAMYEKRESIKIACKTENKKLDESSACKGWHSKVASPTDSQFPQPVHEEQRCTEIPDKCRNSGASDFIQCAKGGTIFRELLANESREWESVSAVSVAEKTLYIDSMHMVKPQNSNSSSSDARGLSECSKDDVEILVKNRETGDVNSSLLDSKHLSTVGEKKKLRPDSLESVDSCFLSLSEKSIHDVHMAVMDGSRHDEDNMQVSNTLTSPKVDTDGKIDLESRSDKKLGNLESSHVFIQDSNGEVAGSGRIDLESQQCRKLSNKESSIGCYTQLLLPPPLPKSPSESWLKRTLPILSSRNSSSRSPLGMHLHSRVQASKTLSDDPKWETIVRTANIQHGHLRFSEDLLAPIPET from the exons ATGTTAGTGAAAAATCTGATGGAAAAAAAGCAATTGGATTTTAATCAGCCGCTTCTATCAGTGAGGAGGTTCTCCTCAACAGCATCCACCAAAGAAGCCAAGATCAAAAGGAAAACTGACGATGCTCTATCCAGAATACCTCCACCTGTTTACAAATCAGAATTGAAATCAGGTCCACTGAGGAACCCTGGAACTGTTCCTTTTGTATGGGAGCGAAGTCCAGGAAGACCCAAGGATGAAAGCAAACCACCAAACCGGGCTCTTCAACGGCCCCCTATTGCCCCAAAGCTTCCGCCTGGCAGGATTTTGAATGATCAACAGCAAGCTTCAATTAAAGGTTCTGAAGGCGCTAAACTAGCTGATCGTTCCCAAACAAGAAATGGCCATTCCAGTTTTCAAAATGAAACTAAAGAAGAAATTTCCAAGGAGGCAATAAAGGATGCGTCGAGTTCTGGTTCAGAAAGTGGAGAAGAAGCTTATGCAGATGCACTTGATATCCTGTCACGAAGTGAATCGTTCTTCTTGAACTGCAGTATAAGTGGCGTGAGTGGCTTGGATGGTCCGGATTTGAAACGTTCTGGGGCTTTCTTTACAGATCAGCATGGTCAAGATTTCATGATGGCTCGTTTCTTGCCAGCAGCAAAGGCAATGGCTTCAGAGACTCCTCAATGTTTTACTAGGAAGCAACCCGTCGTGCGAGAGCTACCGAGACAAATAGCCAAGGCAACTGGTGTGGAAAGGCATCCTCTAAATCGATATAGTCCAAACAATATACCAAATTATGCTCAAGCAGATGCAGTGGAAGATAGTGAAGATGAGGATTATGATGATGACAGACCCGATGATCCATCACTTAAACTTTGTGGGTTGTTGCCTCAGCTATGCTCACAGAATTCACTTTGCTTTATGAATCCTGTACTAGGGATGAGAAAGCAGGTCCAGGTACCCATTTCTTCAGTCTGTACAACGAAGTCTGGGTCTTCAAATGCTGCTTCTCGTAATGTCACTGCACATGAG CATCAGAGGAATGCCATGTATGAGAAGAGAGAATCCATCAAAATTGCTTGCAAAACTGAGAACAAAAAGCTGGATGAATCATCTGCGTGCAAGGGTTGGCATAGTAAAGTGGCATCACCCACTGACAGTCAATTTCCTCAACCAGTCCATGAAGAACAAAGATGCACTGAGATTCCTGATAAATGTAGGAATTCTGGGGCAAGTGACTTTATTCAATGTGCAAAAGGCGGCACAATTTTTCGAGAATTATTGGCCAATGAGAGCAGAGAATGGGAATCAGTCTCTGCAGTTTCCGTGGCTGAGAAAACTCTGTACATAGATTCTATGCATATGGTAAAACCTCAAAATTCTAATTCAAGTTCGTCTGATGCTAGAGGCTTATCTGAGTGCTCAAAGGATGACGTGGAGATACTTGTAAAGAATAGAGAAACTGGTGATGTGAATTCTTCACTCCTGGATTCCAAGCACTTGAGTACTGTGGGTGAGAAGAAAAAATTGCGACCTGATAGTTTGGAGTCTGTTGATTCCTGTTTTCTATCGTTATCTGAAAAATCCATTCATGATGTGCACATGGCTGTGATGGATGGTTCCCGACATGATGAAGACAACATGCAGGTTTCTAACACATTGACCAGCCCGAAAGTGGACACAGATGGGAAGATTGACTTAGAAAGCCgatcagataaaaaattaggtaACCTCGAAAGTTCTCATGTCTTTATTCAGGATTCAAATGGAGAAGTGGCTGGCAGTGGCAGGATTGATTTAGAAAGCCAACAGTGTAGAAAGTTAAGCAATAAAGAGAGTTCTATTGGCTGCTATACACAACTACTTCTTCCCCCACCTTTGCCAAAATCTCCGTCAGAGTCTTGGCTAAAGCGTACTCTACCTATTCTTTCCTCGAGGAATTCGTCCTCAAGGTCCCCTCTTGGTATGCATTTACATTCTAGAGTCCAAGCTTCCAAAACACTCTCCGATGACCCGAAGTGGGAAACAATTGTCAGGACCGCTAATATACAGCATGGGCATTTGCGCTTTTCCGAG gATTTGCTTGCACCAATACCGGAAACTTAG
- the LOC133682349 gene encoding uncharacterized protein LOC133682349 isoform X2 gives MLVKNLMEKKQLDFNQPLLSVRRFSSTASTKEAKIKRKTDDALSRIPPPVYKSELKSGPLRNPGTVPFVWERSPGRPKDESKPPNRALQRPPIAPKLPPGRILNDQQQASIKGSEGAKLADRSQTRNGHSSFQNETKEEISKEAIKDASSSGSESGEEAYADALDILSRSESFFLNCSISGVSGLDGPDLKRSGAFFTDQHGQDFMMARFLPAAKAMASETPQCFTRKQPVVRELPRQIAKATGVERHPLNRYSPNNIPNYAQADAVEDSEDEDYDDDRPDDPSLKLCGLLPQLCSQNSLCFMNPVLGMRKQVQVPISSVCTTKSGSSNAASRNVTAHERNAMYEKRESIKIACKTENKKLDESSACKGWHSKVASPTDSQFPQPVHEEQRCTEIPDKCRNSGASDFIQCAKGGTIFRELLANESREWESVSAVSVAEKTLYIDSMHMVKPQNSNSSSSDARGLSECSKDDVEILVKNRETGDVNSSLLDSKHLSTVGEKKKLRPDSLESVDSCFLSLSEKSIHDVHMAVMDGSRHDEDNMQVSNTLTSPKVDTDGKIDLESRSDKKLGNLESSHVFIQDSNGEVAGSGRIDLESQQCRKLSNKESSIGCYTQLLLPPPLPKSPSESWLKRTLPILSSRNSSSRSPLGMHLHSRVQASKTLSDDPKWETIVRTANIQHGHLRFSEDLLAPIPET, from the exons ATGTTAGTGAAAAATCTGATGGAAAAAAAGCAATTGGATTTTAATCAGCCGCTTCTATCAGTGAGGAGGTTCTCCTCAACAGCATCCACCAAAGAAGCCAAGATCAAAAGGAAAACTGACGATGCTCTATCCAGAATACCTCCACCTGTTTACAAATCAGAATTGAAATCAGGTCCACTGAGGAACCCTGGAACTGTTCCTTTTGTATGGGAGCGAAGTCCAGGAAGACCCAAGGATGAAAGCAAACCACCAAACCGGGCTCTTCAACGGCCCCCTATTGCCCCAAAGCTTCCGCCTGGCAGGATTTTGAATGATCAACAGCAAGCTTCAATTAAAGGTTCTGAAGGCGCTAAACTAGCTGATCGTTCCCAAACAAGAAATGGCCATTCCAGTTTTCAAAATGAAACTAAAGAAGAAATTTCCAAGGAGGCAATAAAGGATGCGTCGAGTTCTGGTTCAGAAAGTGGAGAAGAAGCTTATGCAGATGCACTTGATATCCTGTCACGAAGTGAATCGTTCTTCTTGAACTGCAGTATAAGTGGCGTGAGTGGCTTGGATGGTCCGGATTTGAAACGTTCTGGGGCTTTCTTTACAGATCAGCATGGTCAAGATTTCATGATGGCTCGTTTCTTGCCAGCAGCAAAGGCAATGGCTTCAGAGACTCCTCAATGTTTTACTAGGAAGCAACCCGTCGTGCGAGAGCTACCGAGACAAATAGCCAAGGCAACTGGTGTGGAAAGGCATCCTCTAAATCGATATAGTCCAAACAATATACCAAATTATGCTCAAGCAGATGCAGTGGAAGATAGTGAAGATGAGGATTATGATGATGACAGACCCGATGATCCATCACTTAAACTTTGTGGGTTGTTGCCTCAGCTATGCTCACAGAATTCACTTTGCTTTATGAATCCTGTACTAGGGATGAGAAAGCAGGTCCAGGTACCCATTTCTTCAGTCTGTACAACGAAGTCTGGGTCTTCAAATGCTGCTTCTCGTAATGTCACTGCACATGAG AGGAATGCCATGTATGAGAAGAGAGAATCCATCAAAATTGCTTGCAAAACTGAGAACAAAAAGCTGGATGAATCATCTGCGTGCAAGGGTTGGCATAGTAAAGTGGCATCACCCACTGACAGTCAATTTCCTCAACCAGTCCATGAAGAACAAAGATGCACTGAGATTCCTGATAAATGTAGGAATTCTGGGGCAAGTGACTTTATTCAATGTGCAAAAGGCGGCACAATTTTTCGAGAATTATTGGCCAATGAGAGCAGAGAATGGGAATCAGTCTCTGCAGTTTCCGTGGCTGAGAAAACTCTGTACATAGATTCTATGCATATGGTAAAACCTCAAAATTCTAATTCAAGTTCGTCTGATGCTAGAGGCTTATCTGAGTGCTCAAAGGATGACGTGGAGATACTTGTAAAGAATAGAGAAACTGGTGATGTGAATTCTTCACTCCTGGATTCCAAGCACTTGAGTACTGTGGGTGAGAAGAAAAAATTGCGACCTGATAGTTTGGAGTCTGTTGATTCCTGTTTTCTATCGTTATCTGAAAAATCCATTCATGATGTGCACATGGCTGTGATGGATGGTTCCCGACATGATGAAGACAACATGCAGGTTTCTAACACATTGACCAGCCCGAAAGTGGACACAGATGGGAAGATTGACTTAGAAAGCCgatcagataaaaaattaggtaACCTCGAAAGTTCTCATGTCTTTATTCAGGATTCAAATGGAGAAGTGGCTGGCAGTGGCAGGATTGATTTAGAAAGCCAACAGTGTAGAAAGTTAAGCAATAAAGAGAGTTCTATTGGCTGCTATACACAACTACTTCTTCCCCCACCTTTGCCAAAATCTCCGTCAGAGTCTTGGCTAAAGCGTACTCTACCTATTCTTTCCTCGAGGAATTCGTCCTCAAGGTCCCCTCTTGGTATGCATTTACATTCTAGAGTCCAAGCTTCCAAAACACTCTCCGATGACCCGAAGTGGGAAACAATTGTCAGGACCGCTAATATACAGCATGGGCATTTGCGCTTTTCCGAG gATTTGCTTGCACCAATACCGGAAACTTAG